In the Paraburkholderia acidisoli genome, one interval contains:
- a CDS encoding TetR/AcrR family transcriptional regulator encodes MSDASSPAKTPTAAKKRAPAPKRRGNRTTRIPEILDCAIRVFATSGDAGFTQRRIAAEAGINLGTLQHYFDSREALLRATIEESSRRYLEQSRALVGNLDHSPEARLSAFIDNTFATFSDPATFVSPFALETWALAERHDWVRELMERNSESYLALFSDLVGHLNPKLTVEQTRIRGAIIYAHWEGLLVFLRRSRFGRAQPLAIKESVKAIWLANAREKP; translated from the coding sequence ATGAGCGACGCTTCATCTCCAGCCAAAACGCCCACCGCAGCAAAGAAGCGCGCGCCAGCGCCGAAGCGTCGCGGCAACCGCACGACGCGCATACCCGAAATTCTCGACTGCGCCATTCGCGTCTTCGCGACCAGCGGCGACGCCGGCTTTACACAACGGCGCATTGCCGCCGAGGCGGGCATCAACCTCGGCACGCTGCAACACTATTTCGATTCGCGCGAGGCGCTGCTGCGCGCGACCATCGAAGAAAGCTCGCGCCGTTATCTCGAGCAGTCGAGAGCGCTCGTCGGCAACCTCGATCATTCGCCCGAGGCACGGTTATCGGCATTCATCGACAACACGTTTGCGACGTTTTCCGACCCCGCCACGTTCGTCAGCCCGTTCGCGCTCGAAACCTGGGCGCTGGCCGAGCGCCACGACTGGGTGCGCGAACTCATGGAGCGCAACAGCGAAAGCTATCTCGCGCTCTTCAGCGACCTCGTCGGGCATCTCAACCCCAAACTGACGGTCGAGCAAACGCGCATTCGCGGCGCGATCATTTACGCCCACTGGGAAGGTCTGCTGGTCTTCTTGCGGCGCAGCCGCTTCGGCCGCGCGCAGCCTCTCGCGATCAAGGAATCGGTGAAGGCCATCTGGCTCGCCAACGCGCGGGAAAAGCCCTGA
- a CDS encoding helix-turn-helix domain-containing protein, producing the protein MSIEVRRLYSLEERLNWKKRTTWASQAPASNAHYNGPMHIHANSIRPTLPRTRIRPIVEATFVDECLKDAPRMMMPRPELHIAVRFGPSAQRGLDIHVLGPRQHVTRKTVREGQWTILARLTLAHTRSVLGAPPAAFTEHIVPLEQVWSASDARSLYDELLKAASPTDAATILEQTISARLPLDHLQGEPAALAFEAARRLLDANVSAVAAELNISARHLRRVFLDTTGMSPKRFARLMRFSRAADLARDNSRRTWASIAAAAGYYDQAHLIEDFHAFAGTTPEAFRRELGNTDVLRRLDGTARA; encoded by the coding sequence ATGTCGATTGAGGTCCGACGACTGTATTCGCTCGAAGAACGCTTGAATTGGAAAAAACGGACAACATGGGCTTCACAAGCGCCCGCATCGAACGCACATTACAATGGGCCGATGCACATCCACGCCAACTCAATCCGGCCGACATTGCCACGTACTCGCATCCGCCCGATCGTCGAAGCCACCTTCGTCGACGAGTGCCTGAAGGACGCGCCACGGATGATGATGCCGCGCCCCGAGTTGCATATTGCCGTGCGCTTCGGACCTTCGGCGCAGCGGGGCCTCGACATCCACGTTCTCGGGCCGCGCCAGCATGTCACCCGAAAAACGGTTCGCGAGGGACAGTGGACCATACTGGCCCGTCTCACGCTGGCGCACACGAGGTCCGTGCTTGGCGCGCCCCCCGCCGCGTTCACTGAGCACATCGTCCCGCTGGAACAGGTGTGGAGCGCCTCGGACGCAAGAAGCCTTTACGACGAGTTGCTGAAGGCAGCAAGCCCCACGGATGCCGCGACAATCCTGGAACAAACCATCTCGGCACGGCTCCCGCTCGATCACCTGCAAGGGGAACCTGCCGCGCTCGCATTCGAAGCCGCACGGCGATTGCTCGACGCGAACGTGAGCGCCGTGGCCGCGGAACTGAATATCAGCGCAAGACACTTGCGCCGCGTGTTTCTCGACACGACCGGCATGAGCCCGAAGCGGTTCGCGCGGCTCATGCGCTTCTCGCGCGCGGCAGACCTGGCGCGCGACAACAGCCGCCGCACCTGGGCGAGCATTGCCGCCGCAGCCGGCTACTACGATCAGGCCCATCTCATCGAGGATTTTCACGCCTTTGCCGGCACCACGCCCGAAGCGTTCCGGCGCGAACTCGGCAACACCGACGTTCTCAGGAGACTGGACGGCACGGCACGCGCGTGA
- a CDS encoding NAD-dependent epimerase/dehydratase family protein, with product MTVLVTGATGKVGSRLVKDLVRRGIQVRPLVRDRRRATPLRGEGIELAEGDLLDAGSLAAAVSGVDAVVHCAAFFRGATAGQVHSVNDLGTQHLAAVARAAGVRRFIFTSTGLVYGPTGGRPASEDDSCAPVAAYPVSKLAAERFLLGLSDLDVRVLRLAFVYGDGDAHIAEVVPLMNRWSPRQCMSMVHHADVAQAVALALDASQPGYRVYNVVDEEASAIAELFASVGAPPPDGSDAGQGAALDTTLDGRRIREDLGFRPRFPRFADAVSAGGL from the coding sequence ATGACCGTTCTCGTAACCGGAGCGACCGGAAAAGTCGGCAGTCGTCTCGTCAAGGATCTGGTCCGGCGGGGCATTCAGGTCCGCCCGCTGGTGCGCGATCGGCGGCGCGCGACACCCCTCCGGGGCGAGGGCATCGAACTCGCCGAGGGCGACCTGCTCGATGCGGGTTCGCTCGCGGCCGCCGTCTCGGGTGTCGACGCCGTGGTGCATTGCGCCGCTTTTTTTCGTGGCGCGACCGCTGGCCAGGTGCATAGCGTCAACGATCTTGGCACCCAGCATCTTGCCGCGGTCGCGCGTGCCGCTGGCGTGCGCCGATTCATTTTCACGAGTACGGGTCTGGTTTATGGGCCGACCGGCGGACGTCCAGCAAGCGAGGACGATTCCTGCGCGCCGGTTGCCGCGTACCCGGTGAGCAAACTCGCGGCCGAACGATTCCTGCTTGGCCTGAGTGATCTCGATGTCAGGGTGCTGAGGCTCGCGTTTGTCTATGGAGACGGCGACGCGCATATTGCGGAAGTGGTGCCGCTTATGAACCGCTGGTCGCCCCGCCAATGCATGTCGATGGTGCATCACGCGGATGTGGCGCAAGCGGTCGCGTTGGCGCTCGATGCCTCGCAGCCGGGCTATCGCGTCTACAACGTGGTCGACGAGGAAGCGTCCGCGATCGCGGAACTCTTTGCCTCTGTCGGCGCGCCGCCGCCGGATGGGTCGGATGCCGGGCAGGGGGCTGCGCTGGACACGACGCTGGATGGTCGCCGGATACGCGAGGACCTCGGTTTCAGGCCGCGTTTTCCCCGGTTCGCGGATGCGGTTTCCGCGGGTGGGCTTTGA
- a CDS encoding TonB-dependent siderophore receptor, which translates to MSLVSAAFAVLPTVSAAQAAPAVAASAPAATDTPASAPTLPTVKVTATAADDALRTDRVSAGALGARKQVDTPFSTDVKSSEDIKDLRATSVNDVFKYDPAVSIVGNGRTGENSTFSIRGIQLDQLNGNKIDGQSFTGWDMNLPLEAFEQVQLLKGLSGFMYGFSAPGGIVNYVLKRPTDEPYHAFTFGYESAGVFTESADLGGRFGNDKRFGYRLNAVNEDGNTAEANGHIRRQVASLALDFRVTPDLTLTADALYQKTKQNGTLFDIMIYGANSAIPDASRVTRSLTQPQNWYETETTSVGTGLQYRISDDWKASVNYRFSKLNRYNDDSLLWVNDAQGDYSNTLYTALTRYFYSDATAMVQGKFSTGFIKHDVAFGAEYSNQTAEYDNQPGGLAGGYSLGTGNIYTPITLYNPAVSFNSQLYRQNTTTQAALFASDTMQFTDRLSALVGVRYTHYRQDVYNVDQTYASQYGKSPVTPTGAIMFKTDAYSTAYASYVESLEQGGAASAFNANYPQVFGPLRSKQYEVGFKTDRERWGGNVALFRIDRGYDYTNTANIFVQDGTERYMGLDASAWFSPVRDWRVMAGVLALNAKGVGIDDASVNGKRIYGTPRFQATARVEYSPSVVHGLTLDAGVKYTGNMALDAANQFIVPSYTTVDIGGKYDTEIGGKSVTFRAGINNLFDKRYWTTGYGYYVLPGAVRTFIANATVEF; encoded by the coding sequence TTGAGTCTCGTCAGTGCCGCATTCGCGGTGCTGCCTACGGTGAGTGCCGCGCAGGCCGCCCCGGCGGTGGCCGCTTCGGCACCCGCGGCCACCGATACGCCCGCCTCCGCGCCGACCCTGCCCACGGTCAAAGTCACCGCGACGGCGGCCGACGACGCACTGCGTACCGACCGCGTCAGCGCGGGCGCGCTCGGCGCGCGCAAGCAGGTCGATACGCCGTTCTCGACCGACGTGAAGTCGAGCGAAGACATCAAGGACCTGCGTGCAACGAGCGTCAACGACGTCTTCAAGTACGACCCCGCCGTGTCGATCGTGGGTAATGGGCGGACCGGCGAGAACTCGACGTTCAGCATTCGCGGCATTCAGCTCGACCAGCTCAACGGCAACAAGATCGACGGCCAGAGTTTCACGGGCTGGGACATGAATCTGCCGCTCGAAGCGTTCGAGCAGGTTCAATTGCTCAAAGGCTTGAGCGGCTTTATGTACGGCTTCAGCGCGCCGGGCGGCATCGTCAATTACGTGCTCAAGCGCCCGACCGACGAACCGTATCATGCGTTCACGTTCGGCTACGAGTCGGCGGGCGTGTTCACCGAAAGCGCCGATCTCGGTGGCCGCTTCGGCAACGACAAGCGCTTCGGCTATCGCCTGAATGCGGTGAACGAAGACGGCAACACCGCCGAGGCGAACGGTCATATCCGCCGCCAGGTGGCCTCGCTCGCGCTGGATTTCCGGGTCACGCCCGATCTCACGCTGACGGCCGACGCGCTGTACCAGAAGACCAAGCAGAACGGCACGCTGTTCGACATCATGATTTACGGTGCGAACTCCGCCATTCCCGACGCGAGCCGCGTGACGCGCAGCCTCACGCAGCCGCAGAACTGGTATGAAACGGAAACGACTTCGGTCGGCACCGGCCTGCAATACCGGATTTCGGACGACTGGAAAGCGAGCGTCAATTACCGCTTCTCCAAGCTCAACCGTTACAACGACGACAGCCTGCTGTGGGTCAACGACGCCCAGGGCGACTACTCGAATACGCTCTACACCGCACTGACGCGCTATTTCTATTCGGACGCGACGGCCATGGTGCAAGGCAAGTTCTCGACGGGCTTCATCAAGCACGACGTCGCGTTCGGCGCCGAATATTCCAATCAAACCGCGGAATACGACAATCAGCCGGGCGGCCTCGCCGGCGGCTATTCGCTCGGCACCGGCAACATTTATACGCCGATCACGCTGTACAACCCGGCCGTCTCGTTCAACTCGCAGCTGTATCGCCAGAACACGACCACTCAGGCGGCACTGTTCGCGAGCGACACGATGCAGTTCACCGACCGCCTCTCGGCGCTGGTGGGCGTGCGTTACACGCACTATCGTCAGGACGTCTATAACGTCGACCAGACCTACGCGTCGCAATACGGCAAGTCGCCCGTCACGCCGACCGGCGCGATCATGTTCAAGACCGACGCGTACTCGACGGCTTACGCGAGCTATGTCGAGTCGCTCGAGCAAGGCGGCGCGGCTTCGGCGTTCAATGCGAACTATCCGCAAGTGTTCGGCCCGTTGCGCAGCAAGCAGTACGAGGTGGGCTTCAAGACCGATCGCGAGCGCTGGGGCGGCAACGTGGCGCTGTTCCGCATCGACCGCGGCTACGACTACACGAACACCGCGAACATCTTCGTGCAGGACGGCACCGAGCGTTACATGGGCCTCGATGCCAGCGCCTGGTTCTCGCCGGTACGCGACTGGCGCGTGATGGCGGGCGTGCTCGCGCTCAACGCCAAGGGCGTGGGTATCGACGACGCGAGTGTGAACGGCAAGCGTATCTACGGCACGCCGCGCTTCCAGGCGACCGCGCGCGTGGAGTATTCGCCTTCGGTCGTGCACGGCCTCACGCTCGACGCGGGCGTCAAGTACACGGGCAACATGGCGCTGGACGCGGCCAACCAGTTCATCGTGCCTTCGTACACGACCGTGGATATCGGCGGGAAGTACGACACGGAAATCGGCGGCAAGAGCGTGACGTTCCGCGCAGGCATCAACAATCTGTTCGACAAGCGCTACTGGACCACGGGCTACGGCTACTACGTGCTGCCGGGCGCCGTGCGCACGTTCATCGCCAACGCGACGGTCGAATTCTGA
- a CDS encoding alpha/beta fold hydrolase, with protein MSDPVNVRRRRLLGTTLAGLTLADFGLGNLAHAQSGGNTRTGSSASFGPIQQIDAGVLNVGYAEAGPKHGPVVFLLHGWPYDIYSYAEVAPLLAANGYRVIVPYLRGYGTTRFLSADTPRNGQQAVTAADIVALMDALKIDQAVFGGYDWGARTADIIAALYPERVKALVSVSGYLIGSQAANRKPLPPQAEFQWWYQFYFATERGAQGYAANRDAFNKLIWQLASPKWNFDDATYARSAASFQNPDHVAVVIHNYRWRLGLAQGEAKYDEIEQRLASAPPITVPTITLEGDANGAPHPEPAAYAKKFTGKYLHRNIGGGIGHNLPQEAPKEFAEAILQVTHL; from the coding sequence ATGTCAGATCCCGTCAACGTCCGTCGTCGCCGTTTGCTCGGCACCACGCTCGCGGGCCTCACGCTCGCCGACTTCGGACTCGGCAACCTCGCGCACGCGCAATCCGGCGGCAATACGCGCACGGGCAGCAGCGCCTCGTTCGGCCCGATCCAGCAGATCGACGCCGGTGTGCTCAACGTGGGTTATGCCGAAGCGGGGCCGAAGCATGGCCCGGTCGTGTTCCTGCTGCACGGTTGGCCCTATGACATCTACAGCTATGCCGAAGTCGCGCCGCTGCTCGCGGCCAACGGCTACCGCGTGATCGTGCCGTATTTGCGCGGCTACGGCACCACGCGTTTTCTTTCAGCCGATACGCCGCGCAACGGCCAGCAGGCGGTGACCGCGGCCGATATCGTCGCGCTCATGGACGCGTTGAAGATCGATCAGGCCGTGTTCGGCGGCTACGACTGGGGCGCACGCACGGCGGACATCATCGCGGCGCTGTATCCCGAGCGCGTCAAGGCGCTGGTCTCGGTCAGCGGCTATCTGATCGGCAGCCAGGCAGCGAACCGCAAGCCGTTGCCGCCGCAAGCCGAGTTTCAGTGGTGGTATCAGTTCTACTTCGCGACCGAGCGCGGCGCGCAAGGGTACGCAGCCAATCGCGACGCGTTCAACAAACTGATCTGGCAACTGGCCTCGCCCAAATGGAATTTCGACGACGCCACCTACGCACGCAGCGCCGCCTCGTTCCAGAATCCCGACCACGTGGCCGTGGTGATTCACAACTACCGCTGGCGTCTGGGTCTCGCGCAGGGCGAAGCGAAATACGACGAGATCGAGCAGCGCCTCGCGAGCGCACCGCCGATCACCGTGCCGACCATCACGCTGGAAGGCGACGCGAACGGCGCGCCGCATCCCGAACCGGCCGCCTATGCGAAGAAGTTCACGGGCAAGTATTTGCATCGCAATATCGGCGGCGGCATTGGTCACAATTTGCCGCAGGAAGCGCCGAAGGAGTTCGCCGAGGCGATTCTTCAGGTCACGCATCTGTGA
- a CDS encoding thioredoxin family protein, with protein MLSRLKLTAVVAGLAATAGLAAYAAAEAPAPSSVSLQMGMNAPDFTGINTWINSEPLDLKALRGKVVLVDFWTFECINCVHTIPHVKDWDARYRDKGLVVVGVHTPEYAFERDTGNLRKAIKQYGIAYPVAQDNQYATWHAYGNQYWPAVYLIDASGKLVYSHYGEGDYGQTEAAIRHALGLPKPG; from the coding sequence ATGCTGTCCCGTCTCAAACTCACTGCCGTGGTGGCCGGTCTCGCCGCGACCGCTGGCCTCGCCGCTTATGCCGCCGCCGAAGCGCCCGCGCCCTCTTCCGTCTCGCTGCAAATGGGCATGAATGCCCCCGATTTCACGGGTATCAATACCTGGATCAACAGCGAGCCGCTCGATCTAAAGGCATTGCGCGGCAAAGTCGTGCTCGTCGACTTCTGGACCTTCGAATGCATCAATTGCGTGCACACGATTCCCCACGTAAAAGACTGGGACGCCCGCTATCGCGACAAAGGACTCGTGGTGGTGGGCGTGCATACGCCCGAATATGCGTTCGAGCGCGACACCGGCAATTTGCGGAAGGCCATCAAGCAATACGGCATTGCTTATCCTGTCGCGCAGGACAATCAGTACGCCACGTGGCATGCCTATGGCAATCAATATTGGCCCGCCGTGTATTTGATCGACGCAAGCGGCAAGCTCGTGTACAGCCATTACGGCGAAGGCGACTACGGGCAAACCGAGGCGGCGATCCGTCACGCGCTGGGTTTGCCGAAGCCAGGTTGA
- a CDS encoding DUF4148 domain-containing protein — MKALKILALAALVAAPLVSFAQSNQPVTRAQVRAELVQLQQAGYNPASDETQYPANIQAALSRIEAQQNAQTATAPVTPMATTSYGGVADGVSAAGAHRRVKAAVASSVSNPLPVPDDIPGLGPIYAHS, encoded by the coding sequence ATGAAAGCTCTCAAGATCCTCGCTCTCGCCGCGCTCGTTGCCGCCCCGCTCGTTTCGTTCGCGCAGTCGAATCAACCCGTGACGCGTGCCCAGGTGCGCGCCGAACTCGTGCAGTTGCAGCAAGCGGGCTACAACCCGGCCAGCGACGAGACGCAGTATCCGGCCAATATCCAGGCCGCGCTGTCGCGTATCGAGGCGCAGCAGAACGCGCAAACCGCAACGGCGCCGGTGACACCGATGGCCACGACGTCGTACGGCGGTGTTGCCGATGGCGTATCCGCGGCGGGTGCGCATCGTCGTGTCAAAGCGGCGGTTGCGTCGAGTGTCTCGAATCCCTTGCCGGTGCCGGACGATATTCCCGGCCTCGGCCCAATCTACGCGCACTCGTAA
- a CDS encoding winged helix-turn-helix transcriptional regulator, with amino-acid sequence MPRSQPPDPTPASPTCPVARSVDVIGDKWSLMILRDVFDGVHRFGDIQRNLGVARNILSGRLGRLVEAGILQTRPASDGTNYLEYGLTSKGESLFPLIVALQQWGERNLFARGERHSRLVDKTTRKPLPLMSPHASDGRAVSRADTEVKLPRARRDT; translated from the coding sequence ATGCCGCGCAGTCAACCGCCTGATCCCACGCCCGCTTCCCCTACCTGCCCCGTGGCGCGCTCCGTGGATGTGATCGGCGACAAGTGGTCGCTCATGATCCTGCGCGACGTGTTCGACGGCGTGCATCGTTTCGGCGATATCCAGCGCAATCTGGGCGTCGCGCGCAACATTCTTTCGGGGCGCCTCGGCCGGCTCGTGGAAGCGGGTATTCTGCAAACGCGTCCGGCTTCGGACGGCACGAACTATCTGGAATACGGGCTCACGAGCAAGGGCGAAAGCCTGTTTCCGCTGATCGTCGCGCTTCAGCAATGGGGCGAGCGCAATCTGTTCGCGCGTGGCGAGCGGCATTCGCGTCTCGTCGACAAAACCACGCGCAAGCCGCTGCCGCTCATGTCGCCGCACGCGAGCGACGGCCGCGCCGTCTCGCGCGCGGATACCGAAGTCAAGTTGCCACGAGCGCGCCGCGATACCTGA
- a CDS encoding pyridoxal phosphate-dependent decarboxylase family protein, which produces MDELSLLAAADARGRRYTEGNATRRVFPSPEAIAALAAFDEALPAQGRSAEDTLALLDRAGSPATTASNGPRYFGFVIGASLPAAAAAERLMLAWDQCASTFDNSPVAATLEGLAGRWVLDALDLPRESAVGFGTSATACTLAALAAARRALLARQGWDFDRQGLMGAPEIKVVMPALAHITVKKALRVLGFGLDRLIEAPVDEYGRVDPARLPSLDASTILCLQAGEVNTGEFDPFAQILPIARAANAWVHVDGAFGLWARASSLAALAEGIELADSWTTDAHKWLNTPYDCAMTICRDAQALAAAMNCDAVYSTASADAQKNLTLEFSRRARGIPVWAALRTLGRAGVAELVDRHHAQARRIGEALAGAGFAVLNRVVLNQVLFRCATDDATHALRAAVQASGEAWFGGTVWQGRPALRISVSSWRTGDAEIEALVSLLVRLGTPR; this is translated from the coding sequence ATGGACGAACTGAGCTTGCTCGCCGCGGCCGACGCGCGCGGCCGGCGTTATACCGAAGGCAACGCCACGCGGCGCGTGTTTCCCTCGCCCGAAGCTATCGCGGCGCTCGCCGCTTTCGACGAGGCGCTGCCCGCGCAGGGCCGCTCCGCGGAGGACACGCTCGCGCTGCTCGACCGCGCGGGCTCGCCCGCCACCACGGCGTCGAACGGGCCGCGCTACTTCGGCTTCGTGATCGGCGCGTCGCTGCCCGCCGCTGCCGCCGCCGAGCGGCTGATGCTCGCCTGGGACCAGTGCGCCTCGACCTTCGACAATTCGCCCGTTGCCGCCACGCTCGAAGGTCTCGCGGGCCGCTGGGTGCTCGACGCGCTTGATCTGCCGCGCGAGAGCGCCGTGGGATTCGGCACGAGCGCCACGGCCTGCACGCTGGCGGCGCTCGCGGCGGCACGGCGCGCGCTGCTCGCGCGCCAAGGCTGGGATTTCGACCGGCAAGGGCTGATGGGCGCGCCCGAGATCAAGGTGGTGATGCCGGCGCTCGCGCATATCACCGTGAAAAAGGCGCTGCGCGTGCTCGGCTTCGGGCTCGACCGGCTCATCGAGGCGCCCGTCGACGAATATGGCCGCGTGGATCCCGCGCGCCTGCCGTCGCTCGACGCGAGCACGATCCTTTGCTTGCAGGCGGGCGAGGTCAATACCGGCGAATTCGATCCGTTCGCGCAAATTTTGCCGATCGCGCGCGCGGCCAACGCATGGGTGCACGTGGATGGCGCGTTCGGTCTCTGGGCGCGGGCGTCTTCGCTGGCGGCGCTTGCCGAGGGTATCGAACTCGCCGACAGCTGGACCACCGACGCGCACAAGTGGCTCAACACGCCCTACGACTGCGCGATGACGATCTGCCGCGACGCGCAGGCGCTGGCCGCCGCGATGAATTGCGACGCCGTGTATTCGACCGCGAGCGCCGACGCGCAGAAGAACCTCACGCTCGAATTCTCGCGCCGCGCGCGCGGCATTCCCGTGTGGGCCGCGTTGCGCACATTGGGGCGCGCGGGCGTGGCCGAACTCGTCGACCGCCATCACGCGCAGGCGCGGCGTATTGGCGAGGCGCTGGCGGGTGCGGGCTTCGCGGTGCTCAACCGCGTGGTGCTCAACCAGGTGCTGTTCCGCTGCGCCACCGACGACGCGACGCACGCGCTGCGCGCCGCCGTGCAGGCTTCGGGCGAGGCCTGGTTCGGCGGTACCGTGTGGCAGGGGCGGCCGGCGCTGCGCATCAGCGTCTCGTCGTGGCGCACGGGCGACGCCGAGATCGAGGCACTCGTAAGCCTGCTCGTGCGGCTCGGCACGCCGCGCTGA
- a CDS encoding DUF3331 domain-containing protein yields MMSIETTVADPWAMTIGLLGQLSGASNALGAACARAKPRKASRGPARTAVAGLTVRVIERSTADRVTLAWRDPSRCAYGDQEWYLTRARRSGVCAVTGQEIRRGEAVYRPRPMRPQALNADAMIHSTVLQTELAA; encoded by the coding sequence ATGATGTCGATTGAAACCACCGTTGCCGATCCGTGGGCGATGACCATTGGCTTGCTGGGGCAACTCAGCGGCGCCTCGAACGCCTTGGGCGCGGCCTGCGCGCGGGCGAAACCGCGCAAGGCGTCGCGCGGGCCGGCGCGCACGGCGGTGGCCGGGCTCACGGTGCGCGTGATCGAACGTTCGACCGCCGACCGCGTCACGCTCGCGTGGCGCGACCCATCGCGCTGCGCCTACGGCGATCAGGAGTGGTATCTCACGCGCGCGCGCCGCTCGGGCGTGTGCGCGGTGACGGGCCAGGAGATCCGGCGCGGCGAAGCCGTGTATCGCCCGCGACCGATGCGCCCGCAGGCGCTCAACGCCGACGCCATGATTCATTCCACGGTTTTGCAAACCGAACTCGCGGCGTGA